The following proteins come from a genomic window of bacterium:
- a CDS encoding extracellular solute-binding protein, whose translation MSSRSAGASFQAGAKGFLLLWVMLLSACSDGRTPVVLYSPHGRDLLELVEQAYEATNPQVDVRWLDMGSQEVYDRVRSERANPQADLWFGGPDTILSRGATEGLLAAYRPSWADHLPPESRHSGDLYFGLYRAVPVLLYNSAAIPESEAPRDWEDLLDPRWRQKVVIRDPLASGTMRTAFGLILARSVAETGSEDAGLDWLRRLDAQTSDYVQNPALLFEKIVRQEGLVTIWELTDALLLGERDAPVSYKFPTSGTPVIDDAIGLVAGAPHAEAAQDFIDWIGSEEALGLVAREVFRLPARDDLPPGSLPEWAELALAEIRPAQIDWDLLGERGQEWMRRWDREVRSKG comes from the coding sequence ATGTCTTCGCGCAGCGCAGGTGCATCTTTTCAGGCTGGTGCGAAGGGCTTCTTACTGCTGTGGGTGATGCTTCTGAGCGCCTGCTCGGACGGCCGCACGCCGGTGGTGCTCTACTCGCCGCACGGTCGCGACCTTCTGGAGCTGGTCGAGCAGGCCTACGAGGCGACCAATCCCCAGGTCGACGTTCGCTGGCTCGATATGGGCTCACAGGAAGTCTACGATCGAGTGCGCTCGGAGCGAGCGAACCCTCAGGCCGACCTCTGGTTCGGCGGCCCCGACACGATCCTCTCGCGCGGTGCAACCGAGGGTCTTCTGGCCGCATATCGCCCGAGTTGGGCCGATCACTTGCCGCCGGAGAGTCGGCACTCCGGGGATCTCTACTTTGGACTCTATCGAGCCGTGCCGGTTCTGCTTTACAACTCGGCGGCCATTCCTGAGTCCGAGGCGCCGCGGGATTGGGAAGACCTTTTGGATCCGCGCTGGCGGCAGAAGGTCGTGATCCGGGATCCCCTCGCCAGTGGAACCATGCGTACCGCGTTTGGGCTGATTCTGGCGAGATCGGTCGCTGAGACCGGCTCGGAAGATGCAGGGCTCGATTGGCTGCGCCGGCTCGACGCCCAGACTTCGGACTATGTCCAGAACCCGGCGCTCCTGTTCGAGAAGATCGTCCGCCAAGAGGGCCTGGTCACGATCTGGGAGCTCACCGACGCGCTTCTGCTGGGTGAGCGCGATGCTCCGGTGAGCTACAAGTTTCCGACCAGCGGAACGCCCGTGATCGACGACGCGATCGGGCTTGTCGCAGGAGCTCCTCACGCCGAAGCGGCCCAGGACTTCATCGACTGGATCGGCAGTGAGGAGGCTCTGGGCCTGGTGGCGCGCGAGGTCTTTCGGCTGCCGGCGCGTGATGATCTCCCGCCCGGCTCGCTGCCCGAATGGGCGGAGCTGGCGCTCGCCGAGATCCGGCCGGCGCAGATTGACTGGGATCTGCTGGGGGAGCGAGGGCAGGAGTGGATGAGAAGGTGGGACCGCGAGGTCCGGTCCAAAGGATAG
- a CDS encoding zinc metalloprotease, with protein sequence MGMNRKLGATAVLLMVLSAAVEPAPADAEESSLARMLQSITHDFDREGLEPGIVFQGEAGDLQAGVRCATRPIADFERQFIGSAVAEHLRAAGTRHRMKDLEIPVHFHILRKKNGDWNITDQQIAEQLDVLNRSFTAHGFSFTLDGVSRRKKNKFAKKCLSEKVETKFKKRYALDPTTTLNIYTCRPKDDVLGYAYFPSDYPEDSFMHGIVLLHSTFPGGKATPFDLGDTAVHETGHYLGLYHTFEGKCSAKNDRISDTPREKMPASGCPVTRDTCPEPGLDPVTNFMDYSDDDCVEEFTPEQEQWMKDQIATFKPGLM encoded by the coding sequence ATGGGAATGAACCGCAAGCTCGGGGCCACCGCCGTCTTGCTCATGGTCCTATCCGCAGCAGTCGAACCGGCGCCGGCCGACGCCGAAGAGAGCTCGCTCGCGAGAATGCTCCAGAGCATCACCCACGATTTCGACCGCGAAGGCCTCGAGCCCGGCATCGTCTTCCAGGGAGAGGCCGGAGACCTCCAGGCCGGCGTCCGTTGCGCCACTCGGCCGATTGCGGACTTCGAGAGGCAGTTCATCGGATCGGCCGTAGCGGAGCACCTTCGAGCAGCGGGTACCCGACATCGCATGAAGGACCTCGAGATACCGGTCCATTTCCACATCCTGCGCAAGAAGAACGGAGACTGGAACATCACCGACCAGCAGATCGCGGAACAGCTGGACGTTCTCAACCGGTCCTTCACGGCCCACGGCTTCAGCTTCACCCTCGATGGCGTGTCACGGCGCAAGAAGAACAAGTTCGCCAAGAAGTGTCTCAGCGAAAAGGTGGAAACCAAGTTCAAGAAACGCTATGCCCTGGACCCGACTACCACGCTCAACATCTACACCTGCCGCCCAAAGGACGACGTTCTCGGCTACGCGTACTTCCCTTCGGACTATCCGGAAGACAGCTTCATGCACGGAATCGTCCTGCTGCACTCCACCTTCCCGGGTGGCAAGGCTACGCCTTTCGATCTCGGTGACACCGCGGTGCACGAGACCGGGCACTACCTAGGCCTCTACCACACGTTCGAGGGCAAGTGCTCGGCAAAGAACGATCGGATCTCCGACACCCCCCGCGAGAAAATGCCCGCCTCGGGCTGTCCTGTGACCCGCGATACCTGCCCCGAACCCGGCCTCGACCCGGTCACAAACTTCATGGACTACAGTGACGATGACTGCGTGGAAGAGTTCACTCCGGAGCAGGAGCAGTGGATGAAGGACCAGATCGCGACATTCAAGCCGGGCCTGATGTAG